A single genomic interval of Asinibacterium sp. OR53 harbors:
- the purS gene encoding phosphoribosylformylglycinamidine synthase subunit PurS has protein sequence MTYNVQIKVMPLKDLLDPQGKAVLGGLQNLGLGNVADVRVGKHITLQIDAENEAAAKQIADEASKKLLANPVMEFYEIEFVN, from the coding sequence ATGACTTATAACGTGCAGATCAAAGTAATGCCTTTGAAAGATTTATTGGATCCCCAGGGTAAAGCCGTACTCGGTGGTTTACAGAACCTGGGCCTTGGAAATGTGGCCGATGTAAGGGTAGGCAAACATATTACTTTACAGATCGATGCAGAAAATGAAGCCGCTGCCAAACAAATTGCCGATGAAGCCAGCAAAAAACTGCTCGCCAACCCGGTGATGGAGTTTTATGAAATAGAGTTCGTGAATTAA